The Vigna unguiculata cultivar IT97K-499-35 chromosome 11, ASM411807v1, whole genome shotgun sequence genomic sequence CAACTATTTTAATTTGCTCATCgatatcaatttaatttgtaagaatttttttctcttaaaattcTTAATTCAGATTGCAGGTTGCAGTTTCTATTAATAATAGCTGGTAAACTATACTGTTCCGGTCAAAATCTATTGCAACAGCGGAAATTATCACAGACCAAAATTCTCTTAAaacttgttatatatatatatatatatatatatatatatatattatcttttaatgttattttctacatatattttacaaaacttTTGATGAATACATAAGATCTAAAAACTCCAGATATCATCAGAACCAATATCAAAATCCCACCACTCGTGTTGTGTTTCCACGTCACTGTAGGATCCATTTACAAACCTTTTCAACCTCTCACTTACTTTGGTAGCTCCGaattgaagaaaagattgaGGAATCTGCATAAACCCatcaggtttttttttttttttcaatattagaGTAATAAGATATGACTGTACATATGTTAAGAAGAACACATCAAATTAATACGAAAAACATCATTAAACAACAGCAAAACATACCTCAGCATGCACAACATGAAGCACCGAGTCTCCAGCGAGTGAGGAATGGGCACTTCTAACCTCTATGTTCTCCTCATGCAGCATTCGAATGATTTGATGGAAAATGAACTGGTTACCTATCCCTGTAGTCAGAACAACTTGTAGGGAAGAACCCACTTCTTGAATCTCAAGTTGTGGAGATTTTGGGAGTGGTGTTGCAGCAAAATTAGCACTGTTATTATTGGAGAAGCAACCACGGTATCTTTTCTTACTACCCTGCAAactctctttcttctcttctgcCATCTTCACCTTCGCCTCCAAACTCTTTATGTAGTTGATTGCCTCATCCACTTGATCAGGCAGTGCCAATGCTT encodes the following:
- the LOC114170573 gene encoding transcription factor bHLH162-like; translation: MHTPLHSSFYVLNSELGGELNCITMDQLGIQPSSTKVERRLVEKNRRNQMKILFNKLNSLLPSYNPKEALALPDQVDEAINYIKSLEAKVKMAEEKKESLQGSKKRYRGCFSNNNSANFAATPLPKSPQLEIQEVGSSLQVVLTTGIGNQFIFHQIIRMLHEENIEVRSAHSSLAGDSVLHVVHAEIPQSFLQFGATKVSERLKRFVNGSYSDVETQHEWWDFDIGSDDIWSF